Proteins co-encoded in one Candidatus Hydrogenedentota bacterium genomic window:
- a CDS encoding glycosyltransferase gives MEQTGGAGRRSLALLGSYVPRRCGIATFTKDLHDALIGASNGAADVSVLAMEDVAEGYDYPPEVRFQIQAHRRADYLSAAGLLNINKIDALLVQHEFGVFGGPDGSYLSHLTNRLRMPIITTLHTVLSDPTPGQAKVLLELAQRTDRFVVMSNHAAQLLQRVYEIPPGRIVVIPHGIPDVAFVDSAFWKDQYGLEGHHVLLTFGLLSAGKGLEYAIRALPEICEKHPNVAYVVLGATHPHVLRRDGEAYRTALERLAEELGVSQSVIFHNRYVSLRELVGFICAADIYLTPYLNKAQIVSGTLAYAAGAGKAVVSTPYLYAEELLADGRGKLVPFRDSDAIASAVIRLLDNETERNAMRKCAYVHCRDMVWNEVGNKYIALVDEVLAEHQKRPKANFFHRAKYSALDTLPEVNLSHLRAMTDTTGLFQHAVYSVPDRRHGYCTDDNARALRVAIMHYDLYQDESVQPLASTYLSFLHFALNMESRRFRNFMSYDRRWLEDVGSEDVHGRAISALGCAAAFAQNESIRNFSVQLLHESLEPVEQMQSPRALAITVIGLHAYLTTYPGDRTVRRLRDELAARILRQFGEVQSGDWPWLEDVVAYDNAKLPHALILSGQWVPNHEMIDQGLRSLEWLVAKQTAKGGRITLIGNNGWMTRDGHRARFDQQPIEAMAMVEACAEAYRCTREQIWLDRTRAFFGWFLGNNDTQSVLYDFSTGGCRDGLQADGPNLNQGAESTLAWLIALLTLHDLNRSAHDDDDAKGRSKKHSIMPLPQRAMDAHRDSL, from the coding sequence TACTTGAGTGCCGCCGGGCTCCTCAACATCAATAAGATCGACGCGCTTCTCGTACAGCATGAGTTTGGGGTATTTGGCGGCCCGGACGGATCCTACCTCTCGCACCTTACGAACCGGCTGCGCATGCCAATCATTACCACGTTGCACACGGTCCTGTCCGACCCCACACCGGGCCAAGCCAAAGTACTGCTCGAATTGGCGCAACGCACCGACCGGTTTGTCGTCATGTCGAACCACGCGGCGCAACTCCTCCAACGCGTATATGAGATTCCTCCGGGTCGAATAGTGGTCATCCCGCATGGAATACCCGACGTAGCTTTTGTCGACTCAGCGTTTTGGAAGGACCAGTATGGGCTGGAAGGTCATCACGTTTTGCTCACGTTTGGCCTGTTGTCCGCCGGAAAAGGTCTCGAGTACGCGATTCGGGCGTTGCCGGAGATTTGCGAGAAGCATCCGAACGTGGCATACGTTGTCCTGGGCGCGACGCACCCGCATGTGCTGCGGCGTGACGGCGAGGCGTACCGCACCGCGCTCGAGCGACTCGCCGAAGAACTGGGGGTGTCGCAGTCGGTCATTTTCCACAATCGCTATGTCTCGTTGCGTGAACTGGTTGGATTCATCTGCGCAGCCGACATCTATCTCACGCCGTACCTGAACAAAGCGCAGATCGTGTCGGGGACTCTTGCATATGCGGCGGGCGCAGGCAAAGCGGTGGTGTCGACCCCGTATTTGTATGCGGAGGAGCTGCTGGCTGATGGGCGGGGCAAGCTGGTCCCGTTTAGGGACTCGGACGCCATTGCGAGTGCCGTTATCAGACTTCTGGACAACGAAACCGAGCGCAACGCGATGCGCAAGTGCGCCTACGTGCATTGCCGGGACATGGTCTGGAATGAAGTCGGCAACAAGTATATTGCGCTGGTAGACGAGGTCTTGGCGGAGCACCAAAAGCGACCTAAAGCGAATTTCTTTCACCGAGCGAAGTATTCGGCACTCGACACGCTCCCGGAGGTCAACCTCTCCCATCTGCGCGCCATGACCGACACGACCGGGCTATTTCAACACGCCGTATATTCTGTTCCCGATCGGCGCCATGGGTACTGCACTGACGACAATGCGCGCGCGCTGCGAGTGGCGATCATGCACTACGATCTGTACCAGGACGAGTCCGTGCAGCCGCTCGCAAGTACTTACCTGAGCTTTCTCCATTTCGCGCTCAATATGGAATCGCGCCGCTTCAGGAATTTCATGAGTTATGACCGGCGCTGGTTGGAGGACGTAGGCAGCGAGGATGTCCACGGGCGAGCGATTAGCGCGCTAGGATGCGCCGCGGCGTTCGCGCAAAACGAGTCCATCCGGAATTTTTCCGTCCAATTACTGCACGAGTCCCTGGAACCTGTAGAACAGATGCAATCGCCACGGGCCCTCGCGATCACGGTCATTGGCCTTCACGCGTACTTGACCACCTATCCGGGCGACCGGACAGTGCGGCGTTTGCGCGACGAATTGGCCGCACGAATCTTGCGCCAGTTCGGCGAGGTGCAGTCCGGCGACTGGCCCTGGCTGGAAGATGTTGTGGCGTATGACAACGCGAAACTGCCTCACGCACTGATTCTCAGCGGACAGTGGGTGCCGAACCACGAAATGATCGACCAGGGACTGCGGTCGCTCGAATGGCTGGTTGCAAAGCAAACGGCGAAGGGCGGCCGAATAACGCTCATCGGCAACAACGGGTGGATGACGCGCGACGGCCATCGCGCGCGTTTCGATCAACAGCCGATAGAGGCGATGGCGATGGTCGAGGCGTGCGCGGAAGCATACCGTTGCACACGTGAGCAGATCTGGCTCGATCGCACGCGCGCGTTTTTCGGGTGGTTTCTCGGCAATAACGACACGCAGTCGGTGCTCTACGATTTTTCGACGGGAGGGTGCCGAGACGGTTTGCAGGCGGATGGCCCAAATCTCAATCAAGGCGCCGAGTCAACGCTTGCGTGGCTCATTGCGCTGCTGACACTACACGACCTGAACAGAAGCGCACACGATGACGACGACGCGAAGGGAAGATCGAAGAAACACAGCATAATGCCACTACCCCAGAGGGCGATGGACGCCCATCGCGACAGCCTGTGA
- a CDS encoding glycosidase, translating into MRHQFSHRHENLEVVFLEHFGLAARLTGLTEHISAVKQLLIGSYFTMEYSFQSTALFNPSIVPHPDQSNIPEGATRFIMSLRATGEGHVSSSVFRTGVIQPDESLVMDEAPRFSARTRLAPDHQYSKAMFRRKLVEMSAFMDAADLVLARLEDTFTFVDLERAIQSFSDAGGEHADRSETIESMLYLARSNYQLKLGPEADVSHLVLFPQSDSESRGIEDVRLVRFVDDDTKVTYYGTYTAFDGIHTLPMLFETDDFKRIRIHTLNGACAINKGMALFPRRINGHYAMCSRIDGHRLFIMYSDMVYFWETAEPIAEPKYFWELRVIGNCGSPIETEDGWLLLTHGVGPMRQYAIGAMLFDRDNPAKMIGRLRHPLIMAPEDEREGYVPNVVYSCGAMRVGDRLYVPYGVADEKTRMASVSLRGLIDQIKSDGP; encoded by the coding sequence GTGCGTCACCAATTTTCGCATCGGCACGAGAACCTGGAGGTCGTGTTTCTCGAGCACTTTGGATTGGCAGCCCGGCTGACGGGTCTCACGGAGCATATTTCGGCGGTCAAGCAGCTATTGATTGGCAGTTACTTCACGATGGAGTACTCGTTTCAATCCACGGCATTGTTCAACCCGTCGATTGTGCCGCATCCGGATCAATCCAACATTCCCGAAGGCGCGACGCGATTCATAATGAGCCTGCGAGCAACGGGCGAAGGGCATGTTTCGTCCAGCGTATTTCGGACGGGCGTCATACAGCCGGACGAAAGTCTGGTCATGGACGAAGCGCCGCGGTTTTCGGCCCGCACACGACTCGCGCCGGACCACCAGTACAGCAAGGCGATGTTTCGCAGAAAGCTCGTGGAGATGTCGGCTTTCATGGATGCGGCTGACTTGGTGCTTGCGCGATTGGAAGACACGTTCACGTTCGTCGATTTGGAGCGTGCGATTCAATCGTTCTCGGACGCTGGCGGCGAGCACGCCGATCGTTCCGAAACTATCGAGAGCATGTTGTACCTCGCGCGATCGAACTACCAACTCAAACTCGGACCCGAAGCCGATGTGTCGCACTTGGTATTGTTCCCGCAGAGCGACAGCGAATCGCGCGGCATCGAAGATGTCAGACTCGTGCGCTTTGTCGACGATGACACCAAGGTGACATACTACGGGACTTACACGGCGTTCGACGGAATCCACACGTTGCCGATGCTGTTTGAGACGGACGATTTCAAACGCATTCGCATTCACACACTGAATGGAGCGTGCGCGATAAACAAGGGGATGGCCCTGTTTCCGCGCCGAATCAATGGCCACTATGCGATGTGTTCCCGGATCGACGGGCATCGGCTCTTCATTATGTATTCCGACATGGTGTACTTCTGGGAAACGGCGGAACCGATCGCGGAACCGAAGTACTTTTGGGAACTGCGGGTGATCGGAAATTGCGGATCGCCGATCGAGACTGAGGATGGGTGGTTGCTGCTCACGCACGGCGTCGGCCCCATGCGACAATACGCGATCGGGGCAATGCTGTTCGATCGCGATAATCCCGCGAAAATGATTGGACGCCTCAGGCATCCGCTGATCATGGCGCCCGAAGATGAGCGCGAGGGCTACGTGCCCAACGTCGTTTACAGTTGCGGCGCGATGCGCGTGGGGGACCGTTTGTACGTTCCCTACGGCGTTGCGGACGAAAAGACACGCATGGCGTCGGTTTCGCTGCGCGGTTTGATCGATCAGATCAAGAGCGACGGGCCGTAG
- a CDS encoding exo-alpha-sialidase, protein MFSHWQEGDTVLSTEIEITVRLLRRDRTLTMHYDPLHELQVVSSPGDGVTIGLTDESGQTITTPHTANFRQGTELTLAAQLIWECRPFLHWLKDGVLFSADDVIDIAMDQPHTLTAVYGNIAEPGSGFFSGPALLNMNGATDSALDISPVVRTDCAGHWIAVWDTDGIMDGTPAVDLDLLVARSVDNGVTWTPPAALNTNAATDTGDDGVPLLATDKLGNWVAVWHSNDPLGGTIGADPDILVSRSTDNGASWTPPVALNATAGGDTANDYTGGLATDGLGHWVATWQSNNSLGGSIGTDNDILLARSSDNGATWTAPAALNTNAGTDDANDQGPVVATDESGVWVAARVTADKGSLGTDRDILTAHSTDNGVTWTDPAPLNTDAATDMDDDTDPVIAADGLGNWIAAWTAAGKSGSDFDILIARSEDNGASWTDPQPLNTDAASDGAQDDRYHDVISDGMGHWVAVWSSSRVLIQGLLIEDDIAVAYSTDNGAIWSDPTPLAGNATIDTGRDLVPVIATDRLGHFVSAWFSDDSQCGTNGNDGDILVATLDRATDTDGDGLADTSETDTGVYVDDWDTGTDPNNPDTLEATMPNGDETWVRGRKEKIRWNSEGATGDSVHIELWRKGKLVRTIKQSTDNDGKLNWRVPDGLPPKKGYEILIRSLAVPAIEDISDGAFRVISGD, encoded by the coding sequence GTGTTCTCCCATTGGCAGGAAGGAGACACCGTACTGTCCACGGAGATCGAGATAACGGTGCGATTGCTTCGCCGCGACCGAACACTGACGATGCATTATGATCCCTTGCACGAGTTACAGGTTGTTAGCTCGCCCGGGGATGGCGTCACGATCGGTCTCACGGACGAGTCCGGTCAAACAATTACGACGCCGCACACGGCCAATTTTCGACAGGGCACGGAACTCACGCTGGCGGCGCAGTTGATTTGGGAATGCCGCCCATTCTTGCATTGGCTGAAAGACGGTGTACTGTTTTCCGCCGACGACGTGATCGACATCGCCATGGATCAACCGCATACCTTGACGGCGGTGTACGGCAACATCGCCGAGCCGGGCAGCGGGTTCTTTTCGGGTCCCGCGCTGCTGAATATGAACGGCGCAACCGATTCCGCCTTGGACATCAGTCCTGTCGTGCGCACGGATTGCGCGGGTCACTGGATCGCTGTGTGGGACACGGACGGCATCATGGACGGAACGCCCGCCGTCGATCTGGATTTATTGGTCGCACGCTCCGTCGATAACGGGGTGACGTGGACCCCGCCCGCGGCGCTGAATACAAACGCCGCGACAGACACCGGAGACGACGGCGTGCCGTTACTGGCCACCGATAAACTTGGCAACTGGGTCGCGGTTTGGCATTCCAACGATCCGCTCGGCGGAACCATCGGCGCGGATCCCGACATCCTCGTTTCCCGTTCAACCGACAACGGAGCATCATGGACGCCGCCCGTCGCGTTGAACGCAACCGCAGGAGGCGACACGGCGAACGATTACACCGGCGGTTTGGCGACGGACGGATTGGGACACTGGGTGGCAACTTGGCAGTCGAACAACTCCCTCGGCGGAAGCATCGGGACCGACAACGACATCCTCCTGGCTCGTTCGTCGGACAACGGCGCTACATGGACAGCACCGGCCGCGCTCAATACCAATGCGGGTACCGACGACGCCAATGACCAAGGGCCTGTTGTGGCGACCGATGAATCGGGTGTCTGGGTCGCTGCACGGGTGACAGCCGACAAAGGGTCCTTGGGCACGGACCGCGATATTTTGACGGCGCACTCAACCGATAATGGCGTGACCTGGACCGATCCCGCGCCGCTCAACACTGACGCGGCCACGGATATGGATGACGATACGGACCCTGTTATCGCTGCCGATGGTTTGGGTAATTGGATAGCCGCGTGGACTGCCGCGGGGAAGAGTGGCTCTGACTTCGATATTCTGATTGCCCGTTCGGAAGACAACGGCGCCTCATGGACCGATCCGCAACCCCTCAATACGGACGCCGCATCGGACGGCGCGCAAGACGATCGGTATCACGATGTGATCTCCGATGGTATGGGACATTGGGTCGCAGTGTGGTCGTCCTCACGCGTGTTAATCCAGGGTCTTCTCATCGAAGACGATATCGCAGTCGCTTATTCGACGGATAATGGCGCCATATGGAGCGATCCCACGCCACTTGCCGGCAACGCCACTATCGATACCGGACGTGATTTGGTCCCTGTTATTGCCACCGATCGATTGGGACACTTTGTCTCCGCATGGTTTTCCGACGATTCGCAGTGCGGAACCAACGGCAACGACGGGGACATTCTGGTCGCCACGTTGGACCGCGCAACCGATACCGACGGCGACGGACTGGCCGACACGAGCGAAACAGACACCGGAGTCTACGTCGACGACTGGGACACCGGCACCGACCCCAACAACCCGGATACACTCGAAGCGACTATGCCCAATGGAGACGAAACCTGGGTTCGTGGCCGTAAAGAGAAGATCCGGTGGAATTCCGAAGGGGCCACGGGCGATTCCGTCCATATCGAACTGTGGCGCAAGGGCAAACTCGTGCGAACTATCAAGCAATCGACCGACAACGACGGCAAACTGAACTGGCGCGTCCCGGATGGTCTGCCGCCCAAGAAGGGCTACGAGATTTTGATCCGCTCTCTTGCGGTGCCCGCAATCGAGGACATCAGCGACGGCGCGTTTCGCGTGATTTCGGGCGATTAA
- a CDS encoding S8 family serine peptidase, protein MEYRIRALILVAVFSCPFALAQSLRLNGIEVDKSKTVASADALQKAAGASGQVVVLVQFEGPIQPGWIENIEKLGATVHHYIPEYAYLVSVPATAAGACAKARGVIWVGLQPAETKIAAPLRAKAAAATDKHAKSKLIHVNVLSVDERPAAELERRGHRIVETDLTQMGWYQTDVHLPLSALEYASSLNSVFHIEEFVEPKLHGERGAQTAAGRYAPGDTTPAGPGYAEWLASEGLSGAPGVVVQVQDLGLDQGIATNAPGTAHADILGRIAGIFNATTDATGDDKAGHGTIDAGIIVGNAAVGTMDPAGYLLGQGVAPGASVYQTKIFTNAEVFSIGANTIPSLAQDAQDAGATFSNNSWGADVNGAYNARAAEFDALVRDADPIEAGNQQMIYFVSAGNAGPTAMTVGSPASAKNVISVGASENSDADGIDGSNIGPAESDNIRDLAAFSSRGPAADGRLGVTVVSVGTHVQGPAPTVDGYTGGGISEKYWPTTQTDYARSSGTSHAGPLACGAGMIVHELFDDQLASLGHTNNPSPALIKAVLVATATDLVGGADGAGGALANIPNTNQGWGAVNLTNLTSIKNALYSLDQTHVFNASGEMFEVTLTPVLLDTHFKVTLAWTDQPAAPAASPALINDLDLEVIDGGTTYRGNVFANGMSTAGGSADRLNNLEAVFIQPTGGPITVRVKAFNIAGDGIPGAKALDQDFALFAWNAGVQSATGAITMYPDSVGCADTLTVSVSDADLQGDGTVDVTLTTSAGDTEQLTLNETVSGSGLFTNTIDTTTGAVAADGQLQVANGGSVTALYDDANVEGGGADTVDDTSAVDCAPPVISTVQVQQINSYKAIITFDTNEPADSTVHFGSACGSLTMSRGGGKDALTHAATLSGLSSETTYFFGVEATDGAGNTSSNNNGGACFSFTTKEVPDYFTERFSSNDNDIDNQTLLFTPENSVDHYSICRTPATAFPTDPTGGTPINFITDSFQEIPLTGGKVFPFFGVNYNSYFLSPNGCVTFGEGDSNPSESFTRHFRTPRISALWDDFAPSSSSNPLIYQQFDDRAVVTWPHIPEFGTGNSNNFQIEMFFDGRIRITHLAIAALDGLVGLSQGFGRPGDFIESDITAYGDCSGEMFTISGAITMSGGGPLAGVTLDGLPGSPATNASGEYSAMVDSGFSGTVTPQLAGYSFAPTNRMYSNVSSDQTAQDYVATLLQPVLSVTPSNRDVPSASGATDFAVSNTGTGSMPWDAAIIGGSDWLSITSGDSGTDSGTINVSYTVNPTVSQRVGTIRVTATGATGSPMDVTVTQAGAPLLNVTPANRDVAAAAGSTTFDVANDGEDTLNWAASVIGGNDWLSITSGMNGVNAGTIDAAFEENTTGSQRVGTIRINASGALNSPTDVTVTQAPAAAQASITVTDPNGGERLVRGKKTKIEWETEGDTGPTVAIDLVKNGEVKLNIKAAAQNTGSTKWKVPNNTKGKGYRIRITSTTNPVIADESDGTFKFVKE, encoded by the coding sequence ATGGAGTACCGTATTCGCGCATTGATTCTTGTCGCGGTCTTTTCGTGCCCGTTTGCTCTCGCGCAATCGCTCCGCCTCAACGGGATCGAAGTTGACAAATCGAAGACCGTGGCGTCCGCCGATGCGTTGCAGAAAGCGGCCGGTGCGTCCGGCCAGGTCGTAGTCCTGGTGCAGTTCGAGGGGCCGATCCAACCGGGCTGGATCGAGAACATCGAGAAGCTCGGCGCAACCGTACATCACTACATCCCCGAGTACGCATACCTGGTATCGGTTCCGGCCACGGCAGCCGGCGCCTGCGCGAAAGCGCGGGGCGTAATCTGGGTTGGCCTTCAGCCCGCCGAAACGAAGATCGCAGCCCCATTGCGCGCCAAGGCCGCTGCGGCGACCGACAAACACGCGAAATCGAAACTTATCCACGTAAACGTGCTCAGCGTTGACGAGCGCCCCGCCGCCGAACTCGAGCGACGCGGTCATCGAATCGTCGAAACCGATCTCACGCAAATGGGCTGGTACCAAACCGACGTCCATCTGCCGCTGTCCGCGCTCGAATACGCATCAAGCTTGAATTCCGTGTTTCACATCGAGGAATTCGTGGAACCCAAGCTGCACGGCGAACGCGGAGCGCAGACCGCCGCGGGGCGATACGCGCCCGGCGATACGACTCCCGCCGGGCCGGGATACGCCGAGTGGCTTGCGTCGGAAGGACTGAGCGGCGCGCCGGGCGTCGTCGTGCAGGTACAGGACCTCGGCCTGGATCAAGGAATCGCCACAAATGCGCCCGGCACCGCGCACGCCGATATCCTCGGCCGTATCGCCGGAATCTTCAACGCGACAACCGACGCCACCGGAGACGACAAAGCAGGCCACGGCACCATCGACGCCGGAATCATCGTCGGAAACGCCGCCGTCGGCACGATGGACCCTGCGGGCTATCTGTTGGGACAAGGGGTCGCCCCCGGGGCTTCGGTGTATCAGACAAAGATATTCACGAATGCCGAGGTCTTCAGCATTGGCGCCAATACGATCCCTTCCCTCGCTCAAGATGCGCAAGATGCCGGCGCGACATTCTCGAACAATTCGTGGGGAGCGGATGTCAACGGGGCCTACAACGCGCGCGCGGCGGAATTCGATGCGCTCGTGCGCGACGCGGACCCAATCGAAGCGGGCAACCAACAAATGATCTATTTCGTCTCCGCGGGTAACGCCGGTCCCACGGCCATGACCGTCGGCTCCCCCGCCAGCGCCAAAAACGTGATTTCCGTCGGGGCCTCGGAAAACAGCGACGCCGACGGAATTGACGGAAGCAACATTGGACCGGCTGAGTCAGACAACATCCGCGACTTGGCCGCCTTCTCGAGCCGCGGCCCCGCAGCCGACGGCCGGCTTGGTGTCACCGTGGTGTCGGTTGGAACGCACGTTCAAGGCCCCGCGCCAACGGTTGACGGGTATACCGGCGGAGGCATCAGCGAAAAGTACTGGCCGACGACCCAAACAGACTACGCGCGCTCGTCGGGCACGAGCCATGCCGGCCCGTTGGCATGCGGCGCGGGCATGATTGTCCACGAATTGTTCGATGACCAGTTGGCCTCGCTCGGGCATACGAACAACCCAAGCCCGGCCCTTATCAAGGCGGTCCTCGTCGCAACGGCAACAGACCTCGTCGGCGGCGCGGACGGCGCAGGCGGCGCCCTGGCGAATATTCCAAATACCAATCAAGGGTGGGGTGCGGTAAACCTGACCAACCTTACCTCGATCAAGAATGCCTTGTACTCGTTGGACCAGACCCACGTGTTCAACGCGTCCGGCGAGATGTTCGAAGTGACGCTTACCCCCGTCCTGCTCGACACGCACTTCAAAGTGACGCTCGCCTGGACGGACCAGCCCGCCGCGCCGGCGGCTTCGCCGGCATTGATCAACGATTTGGACCTCGAGGTGATTGACGGAGGCACAACCTATCGCGGCAATGTATTCGCCAACGGCATGTCAACCGCGGGCGGCTCCGCCGACAGACTGAACAACCTCGAAGCGGTCTTCATCCAGCCGACCGGCGGGCCGATTACCGTCCGCGTAAAGGCATTCAATATCGCCGGCGATGGAATCCCCGGCGCCAAGGCGCTTGATCAGGACTTTGCGCTGTTCGCATGGAACGCGGGCGTACAAAGTGCGACAGGCGCCATTACCATGTACCCCGATTCGGTTGGTTGCGCGGACACCCTGACGGTCTCCGTCAGTGACGCAGACCTGCAAGGGGACGGGACGGTCGATGTGACGCTCACGACAAGCGCGGGCGACACCGAACAACTCACACTGAACGAGACCGTCTCGGGCAGCGGCTTGTTCACAAACACAATCGACACAACTACCGGCGCAGTCGCGGCGGACGGGCAACTCCAAGTCGCGAACGGCGGGTCAGTTACCGCGCTGTACGACGACGCCAACGTCGAGGGCGGCGGCGCGGACACCGTCGACGATACGAGTGCGGTGGATTGCGCGCCGCCCGTGATCTCCACCGTCCAGGTCCAGCAGATCAACAGCTACAAGGCGATTATTACGTTCGATACTAACGAGCCCGCGGACAGCACCGTCCACTTCGGCAGCGCCTGCGGCTCGCTGACAATGTCGCGCGGCGGCGGAAAAGACGCCCTGACGCACGCGGCCACCCTTTCCGGGCTTTCCTCGGAAACAACCTACTTTTTCGGCGTCGAAGCCACGGACGGCGCGGGCAACACGTCTTCGAATAACAATGGCGGGGCGTGCTTCTCGTTCACCACGAAAGAGGTCCCCGACTATTTCACCGAACGGTTCAGCAGCAACGACAATGACATCGACAATCAGACGTTGTTGTTCACGCCGGAGAATTCCGTCGATCACTACTCCATATGCCGCACCCCCGCAACTGCGTTTCCCACGGACCCCACGGGCGGCACGCCCATCAACTTCATTACCGATTCGTTTCAGGAGATACCGCTTACCGGCGGAAAGGTGTTTCCCTTTTTCGGCGTGAACTACAACTCGTATTTCCTCAGTCCGAACGGCTGCGTCACGTTCGGTGAAGGCGACAGCAACCCTTCGGAGTCCTTTACGCGCCATTTCCGCACGCCGCGCATTTCCGCATTGTGGGATGATTTCGCGCCAAGTTCGTCGTCGAACCCGCTCATCTACCAGCAGTTTGACGATCGCGCGGTCGTCACGTGGCCGCACATTCCCGAATTCGGCACCGGCAACTCGAATAACTTCCAAATCGAAATGTTCTTCGACGGACGCATTCGCATCACCCACCTCGCTATCGCCGCGCTGGATGGGCTCGTCGGCTTGAGTCAAGGATTCGGCCGCCCCGGTGACTTCATCGAGAGCGATATCACCGCCTACGGCGATTGCTCGGGCGAAATGTTTACGATATCCGGCGCCATTACCATGTCCGGCGGAGGACCGCTTGCCGGCGTCACCCTCGACGGGCTGCCCGGCAGCCCCGCCACCAACGCATCCGGCGAATACAGCGCAATGGTCGACAGCGGCTTCTCCGGCACCGTCACGCCGCAACTCGCGGGGTATTCTTTCGCACCCACCAACCGCATGTACTCGAACGTATCCAGCGATCAAACGGCGCAAGACTACGTCGCAACGCTCCTGCAGCCCGTACTCTCTGTCACGCCGTCCAACCGCGATGTCCCGAGCGCATCCGGCGCAACCGATTTCGCCGTCTCCAATACCGGCACCGGCAGCATGCCGTGGGACGCCGCCATCATCGGCGGCAGCGATTGGCTGTCGATCACGTCCGGCGACAGCGGCACGGACTCCGGGACTATCAACGTCTCGTACACCGTAAACCCAACGGTGTCGCAGCGCGTCGGCACGATCCGCGTCACCGCCACGGGAGCGACCGGAAGCCCCATGGACGTTACCGTCACGCAGGCCGGCGCGCCTTTGCTGAACGTCACCCCCGCCAATCGCGACGTCGCCGCCGCGGCCGGCTCGACGACCTTTGACGTCGCCAACGACGGCGAAGACACGCTTAATTGGGCCGCGTCCGTCATCGGCGGCAACGATTGGCTCAGCATCACCTCCGGAATGAACGGCGTGAACGCCGGGACCATCGACGCCGCATTCGAAGAAAACACCACCGGCAGCCAGCGCGTCGGCACAATCCGCATCAACGCCTCCGGCGCGCTGAACAGTCCAACGGACGTTACCGTCACCCAAGCCCCCGCCGCGGCGCAAGCAAGCATCACCGTCACCGATCCAAACGGCGGCGAAAGACTGGTTCGCGGCAAGAAAACAAAGATCGAATGGGAAACCGAAGGCGACACGGGCCCAACGGTCGCCATCGACCTCGTCAAGAACGGCGAAGTCAAACTGAACATCAAAGCCGCCGCGCAAAACACCGGCTCAACCAAATGGAAGGTCCCCAACAACACCAAAGGCAAAGGCTACCGTATCCGTATCACCTCCACCACCAACCCAGTCATCGCCGACGAAAGCGACGGCACGTTCAAATTCGTCAAGGAGTAA